The uncultured Cohaesibacter sp. genome includes a window with the following:
- the cysD gene encoding sulfate adenylyltransferase subunit CysD, protein MTIETQSTSQQAKSHLKALENESIHIIREVASEFKNPVMLYSIGKDSAVMLHLARKAFYPSRLPFPLLHVDTTWKFREMIEFRDRMAKEFDLDLIVHTNEEGRANNVNPFDHGSSLYTQVMKTDALKQALTAGGYDAAFGGARRDEEKSRAKERIFSFRNAQHGWDPKNQRPELWNIFNTRIKPGESIRVFPLSNWTEQDIWQYIMLENIPIVPLYFAKERPVVKRDGTWIMVDDGRLPLHEGEVPQMKTVRFRTLGCYPLTGAVESPATTLEEIFEEMLVARTSEREGRMIDHDDTASMEKKKREGYF, encoded by the coding sequence ATGACTATCGAGACGCAATCTACAAGCCAGCAGGCCAAATCGCATCTGAAGGCACTTGAGAACGAGAGCATTCACATCATTCGCGAGGTGGCCTCCGAGTTCAAGAACCCGGTGATGCTCTATTCCATCGGCAAGGACAGCGCGGTGATGCTGCATCTGGCGCGCAAGGCCTTCTATCCCTCCCGCTTGCCGTTCCCGCTGTTGCACGTGGACACCACATGGAAGTTCCGCGAGATGATCGAGTTCCGCGACCGGATGGCCAAGGAGTTCGACCTCGACCTCATCGTGCATACCAACGAGGAAGGCCGGGCCAACAATGTCAATCCGTTCGACCATGGCTCCTCGCTCTACACGCAAGTGATGAAGACCGACGCCCTGAAGCAGGCCCTGACCGCAGGTGGCTATGACGCGGCCTTTGGTGGCGCCCGTCGCGACGAGGAAAAGAGCCGCGCCAAGGAGCGCATCTTCTCCTTCCGCAATGCCCAGCATGGCTGGGACCCCAAGAACCAGCGTCCGGAGCTTTGGAACATCTTCAACACCCGTATCAAACCGGGTGAGAGCATCCGCGTCTTCCCGCTCTCCAACTGGACCGAGCAGGACATCTGGCAATATATCATGCTGGAAAATATTCCCATCGTGCCGCTCTACTTCGCCAAGGAACGCCCTGTGGTGAAGCGCGACGGCACATGGATCATGGTAGATGACGGGCGCCTGCCTCTGCATGAAGGCGAAGTGCCGCAAATGAAGACTGTGCGCTTCCGCACCCTTGGCTGTTATCCGCTGACCGGCGCGGTGGAAAGCCCCGCGACGACCCTTGAGGAGATCTTCGAGGAAATGCTGGTGGCGCGCACGTCTGAGCGCGAAGGCCGCATGATCGACCATGACGA